A genomic window from Amblyraja radiata isolate CabotCenter1 chromosome 18, sAmbRad1.1.pri, whole genome shotgun sequence includes:
- the LOC116983448 gene encoding cellular nucleic acid-binding protein, whose amino-acid sequence MSSNECFKCGRIGHWARECPSSAGVRGRPRGRGRGSFTAARDICYRCGESGHLAKDCELQEDACYNCGKGGHIAKDCKEPKKEREQCCYNCGRPGHLARDCDHADEQKCYSCGEFGHIQKDCTKVKCYRCGETGHVAINCSKASEVNCYRCGEAGHLARECTIEATA is encoded by the exons ATGAGCAGCAACGAGTGCTTTAAATGTGGACGAATTGGGCATTGGGCTCGCGAGTGTCCAAGTAGTGCAGGTGTGCGTGGTCGACCTCGTGGCCGGGGAAGAGGAAGCTTCACTGCTGCAAGAG ATATCTGCTACCGTTGTGGTGAATCGGGCCACCTTGCAAAGGATTGTGAACTCCAGGAAGAtg CCTGCTACAACTGTGGTAAGGGTGGCCATATTGCCAAAGACTGCAAGGAGCCAAAGAAGGAGAGAGAACaatgctgctacaactgtggcagacCTGGACATCTGGCCCGTGATTGTGATCATGCTGATGAGCAGAAATGTTATTCATGTGGAGAATTTGGGCATATTCAGAAGGACTGCACTAAAGTCAAGTGCTATAG GTGTGGTGAAACTGGTCATGTCGCTATCAATTGCAGCAAGGCCAGTGAAGTAAACTGCTACCGTTGTGGTGAAGCTGGACATCTTGCACGGGAATGCACGATTGAGGCTACAGCTTAA